A portion of the Bacteroidota bacterium genome contains these proteins:
- a CDS encoding ABC transporter permease: MPLILKSLEFLKCAWLQRSLLQDLIKRDIQGRYKGSVGGVFWSLVTPILMLGIYTFFFSVIFKARWSDASEGKMFFAVNLFAGMIVHSMFSECVNRSPKLILDNVNFVKRVVFPLELLPWVGMGTAIYHGAVSFIVLLVFTLIINQGVLPWTIGLVPFILIPLCMLILGISWFLASLGVYLRDIVQTTTLFTSILMFMSPVFYPVSALPEAYRPLVYINPLTLIIEQLRMVLVQGQVPSMIEWSLLLVVCWIICILGYSWFQKTRKGFADVI, from the coding sequence ATGCCATTGATATTGAAGTCGTTAGAATTTCTGAAATGCGCATGGCTACAACGTTCGTTACTTCAGGACTTGATTAAGCGGGATATCCAAGGTCGTTACAAGGGGTCTGTGGGAGGAGTGTTTTGGTCATTAGTTACGCCAATATTAATGTTGGGTATTTACACATTTTTCTTTAGTGTAATATTCAAGGCTCGATGGAGTGACGCTAGTGAAGGTAAAATGTTTTTTGCGGTAAATTTATTTGCAGGAATGATTGTTCATTCAATGTTTTCAGAATGCGTAAATCGCTCTCCTAAGTTGATTCTTGATAACGTGAATTTTGTAAAGCGAGTTGTGTTTCCGTTGGAATTGTTGCCGTGGGTGGGGATGGGGACTGCAATTTATCATGGAGCGGTAAGCTTTATAGTTTTGCTGGTGTTTACGCTGATAATAAATCAAGGTGTTTTGCCATGGACAATCGGATTGGTGCCTTTTATCTTGATTCCACTGTGTATGTTGATACTGGGGATTAGTTGGTTTTTAGCATCACTGGGTGTATACCTGCGTGATATAGTTCAAACGACCACATTGTTTACAAGCATATTAATGTTTATGAGTCCGGTATTTTACCCGGTTTCTGCACTGCCGGAAGCGTATCGGCCGTTGGTCTATATTAACCCGCTAACATTAATTATAGAGCAATTAAGAATGGTGCTGGTTCAAGGTCAAGTTCCTAGTATGATCGAATGGAGTCTCTTGCTGGTCGTTTGCTGGATAATATGTATATTGGGATATTCTTGGTTTCAAAAGACACGCAAAGGGTTTGCAGATGTTATCTGA